The uncultured Carboxylicivirga sp. genomic interval ACGTGCTTTTATTGGGATGTGTGAATCAACTGATCCGGCAGGAGCACAATGGATCGATAAGGGTTTTGTTACTTGTTCTTCATCAGATAAAGGAACCAATTATACTCGTAGTGCATATAATTCGTGGAATGATGCCTATTTCTACTATAATGCTATTGACCCAACTTATATAGTTACTCCAGAAGGAAGTCACTATCTTATATATGGCTCATGGCACAGTGGTATTGCTTTGTTGCAATTAGATGAAACAACAGGTAAGCCAATTAATGATTTAGGTGAACCGTATGCCGATAATGCTGAGGATTTAGCGGCTCGTTATGGTAAGCATATTGCTACTCGAATCTCGAGTGGTTACTGGTCTCGTTGGCAAGGTTCTGAAGGTCCTGAAATCATGTATAACGAAGATACCGGATATTACTACTTATTCATGGCTTATGGAACATTGGCTGTGGATTACAATACACGAGTTTGTCGTTCAAAAAATATTGAAGGTCCCTATCTCGATTTCTATGGTAATGATGTTGCTAATGGCTATGCTGATGGTAATAAAGGTTGCTATCCGGTTGTAACACATCCTTATCAATTTAATGGTCACTCAGGGTGGGTTGGATTTTCACATAATGCAGTGTTTCAAAATGAATCTACGGGAGATTGGTTTTATGCTTCGCAAGCTCGTTTGCCCGAAGGTACAAATGGTAATCCATATGCCAATGCTATTATGATGGGGCATGTGCATAAAATTCGCTGGACCGAAGACGGGTGGCCGGTTATTATGCCTGAGCGTTACACTGCTGCTCCTCAGGAAACAATTACAGAAGATGAATTAGTTGGAAGCTGGGAGCATATTACATTGAAATTTGAGCGTTCGGTGATGCAAAAATCGGTATCATTAACACTGTCTGCTAATCACCAGGCTAGTGGTGCTATTACTGGAACATGGTCATATGATTCAGCTAAGAAGATATTAACAATTGGAGACACTAAACTTTGTGTTGAGAGAGAGGCTGATTGGGAAGCTAATCCAAGAGTGCTAACCATTGTATATTCAGGATTAACAAATGATGGTGTTACCTATTGGGGTAAGAAGGTAGAATAAGATTGCTGATTATAATTGATAATAGGTCTGCTTGATTTTAAATTAGGCAGGCCTTTTTTTTGTTGTCGTGGGGGTAAAATGTCGTTATGTTGGTGTTTCAGTTAATTAGATAGGCTTTTATTTCCATCTCTATATATTTGGGTGTTGTTATTGATTTACAACCATTGTCCTGTATGTTAGGTTTAATATGTGTAATATTAATGGTTTTAGCCCATACTTTTGTAGTTTTAGGTGTTACTTTATCACTTTTATACCCATGGTGAAGGGATCGTAAGTAGTGTTTTAACAATATTGTATTTGCATAAATAATTAGTAGGTTGTAACTTGATGTATTCTAATTGTTTTAGTGCTTATTGATAGGATGAATTTACACTTCTGTATTTATTAAGTAGTAGATGCTGTTACAAAAAAAAGCCCCGAAATCAATAAGATAACGGGACTTAAAGAGTATTGTAAACTTATTACTTCATTAGTCTCACTCCGTAAATTCCACCGGCTACAGAACCTTCTTCTGCAACAAATTTAAGTTCGATTTTACCTGAGCTAATTTTACTTTTAATGTCATTTAATGGGTAATCTACTTGATAGAAGCCTTCAGCATTTGGTTGTAGCGATACCTTTGCTAATAACGTTCCATTCATTTCAATTCTGAAGTTACGTCCTGCGTCGCCTCCAAAATATTCAATTCGAAGAATTTTAGCTTCCGCTTTTTTATCGTTTAAAATATAACTGAACCAGCCTGTGGCATCCCTCCAAAATCTATCACCATTTAATCCTGAGTTGGTGTGTTCACCTTTAAAAAAGTGATCTGACTCGGGTTGTTGTTCACCTGGAGCAACTTTGTCAATGGTTCTTTTTTCGAGTGCCATTACAGCTTCTTCTTCTTTTTTAATCTTCTCCATCTGAGAATTATATTCTTCTTTAGTATAAACAGGCCAGTAAACCATGTAACGAGCATCGTGAACCTCAAAAAATGGTTGTAATTCTAGCTTTTTATCTCCTTCAATATCTATCCAGAAATGCAATGGTTTATTTGCGATTGGATGAACTTGCTCACTAAAGTCTTTCTTTTCAGAAATAATTGCTGGAGCTTCTTCTAAAGGTCTCATTGGGCCTTGTGCAATGTGCCCCATTCTGCTATCATCAGCATATAAACCAACTAAATCGGTAGTGTCGGTTTTGGCGCTTAATACGATAGGGCCGTATTCAACCGATGCATAATTCGAATTGTCGGGTAAATACTCAATGGTAGTATGCATTGGCATTTTAACTGAAACCAAATCATTTGCTTTCCAATTGCTGTACTTAATTAGTAGGTAGCCGTTATTTATTTCCGTTTCAACGGGCTTGTCATTAATTTTTACTTCAGGTTCTTTATCGTTTAACCATGAAGGTATGCGAATATTTAAATTAAATGGCTGTCCTGCTTTTTGAATTAAGTAATTAATTCGTTTGCTATAAGGAAATTGAGTTTCCTGAAGAACAACCACGTCTTGTTCTTTCCAATCTAACCTTGATGGGATAAATAAGTTAACGTATAAATCATTTGCCTTATGCGTATATATCATCTCGCCATATTTACTGTGGTTTTCAAGGCCAGAGCCAACACAACACCAAAACGAAGTATGTACTTGCGAATAAACTCGGTAATGTTGTGGACGCATTGGTGTAAAATACACAAAGCCTCCTGTTTTAGGATGTTGAGATGATAAAATATGATTGTAAAGAGCTCTTTCGTAATAATCGATGTATTTATGATTGTTTTCGCTTAAGAATAACATCTTACTTAGTCGGAGCATGTTATAAGTATTACATGTTTCAGGCCCTTGCTCAGACTTAATCATTGGCGAAAAATCATCGGGCGAATGGAAGTGCTCGCGCACACTGTTACCTCCGATAGAAACGGTCATGTCGTTAACCACTAAATCCCAAAAGTACTCAGCAGCATTGTTCCATGTAGTGTCGTTAGCAACATCGGCATATCTTTTAAATCCAATTACCTTTGGAATTTGAGTGTTAGCATGCATACCAACCAGGTTGATGTTTCGATGAATCAAAGGATCTAAAATCGAGTAATCTGAAAATTTACGTACAAAATCAAGATATTTCTTATCGCCAGTAAAATCAGCAATATCGGTAAATACTTCATTCATACCACCATGTTCACTTATTAACATCTGTTGGAG includes:
- a CDS encoding glycoside hydrolase family 127 protein, translated to MKTFSLEDVRLTPSPFLNAQNVDHRYLLELDIDRLLAPYFKEAGLEPIKENYTNWENTGLDGHIGGHYLSALSMMYASTGDNALHDRINYFITQLKKCQNASGDGYLCGVPGGKQMWKDISEGKIDAGSFSLNHKWVPLYNIHKIFAGLRDAYLFAHNQEALNMLIKLSDWFLNITKNLSEEQLQQMLISEHGGMNEVFTDIADFTGDKKYLDFVRKFSDYSILDPLIHRNINLVGMHANTQIPKVIGFKRYADVANDTTWNNAAEYFWDLVVNDMTVSIGGNSVREHFHSPDDFSPMIKSEQGPETCNTYNMLRLSKMLFLSENNHKYIDYYERALYNHILSSQHPKTGGFVYFTPMRPQHYRVYSQVHTSFWCCVGSGLENHSKYGEMIYTHKANDLYVNLFIPSRLDWKEQDVVVLQETQFPYSKRINYLIQKAGQPFNLNIRIPSWLNDKEPEVKINDKPVETEINNGYLLIKYSNWKANDLVSVKMPMHTTIEYLPDNSNYASVEYGPIVLSAKTDTTDLVGLYADDSRMGHIAQGPMRPLEEAPAIISEKKDFSEQVHPIANKPLHFWIDIEGDKKLELQPFFEVHDARYMVYWPVYTKEEYNSQMEKIKKEEEAVMALEKRTIDKVAPGEQQPESDHFFKGEHTNSGLNGDRFWRDATGWFSYILNDKKAEAKILRIEYFGGDAGRNFRIEMNGTLLAKVSLQPNAEGFYQVDYPLNDIKSKISSGKIELKFVAEEGSVAGGIYGVRLMK
- a CDS encoding glycoside hydrolase family 43 protein, which encodes MKKFIWGLSALMMFAWIGCSDKGSDPTPGPEPDPDPDYVIPDYADDYSAISSWEYRGQWNLANVHDPSVAYYNGYYYMYLTDASYGNAHEGHGHFQGKRSKDLVNWNWVGGPFYNPPTWVADSLNAIRVRMDLAPIAEADIQYGYWAPVVRKVNVGGKEILRMYYSVIIDNYIKTGNPTSANFDGSWTERAFIGMCESTDPAGAQWIDKGFVTCSSSDKGTNYTRSAYNSWNDAYFYYNAIDPTYIVTPEGSHYLIYGSWHSGIALLQLDETTGKPINDLGEPYADNAEDLAARYGKHIATRISSGYWSRWQGSEGPEIMYNEDTGYYYLFMAYGTLAVDYNTRVCRSKNIEGPYLDFYGNDVANGYADGNKGCYPVVTHPYQFNGHSGWVGFSHNAVFQNESTGDWFYASQARLPEGTNGNPYANAIMMGHVHKIRWTEDGWPVIMPERYTAAPQETITEDELVGSWEHITLKFERSVMQKSVSLTLSANHQASGAITGTWSYDSAKKILTIGDTKLCVEREADWEANPRVLTIVYSGLTNDGVTYWGKKVE